The proteins below come from a single Orcinus orca chromosome 6, mOrcOrc1.1, whole genome shotgun sequence genomic window:
- the SOX7 gene encoding transcription factor SOX-7, giving the protein MAALLGAYPWPEGLECPALEAELSDGLSPPAAPRPPGDKGSESRIRRPMNAFMVWAKDERKRLAVQNPDLHNAELSKMLGKSWKALTLSQKRPYVDEAERLRLQHMQDYPNYKYRPRRKKQAKRLCKRVDPGFLLSSLSRDQNALPEKRGGGRGAPGEKEDRGEYSPGSALPGLRGCFHEGPAGGGGGGGGGTPGSVDAYPYGLPTPPEMSPLDVLEPEQSFFSSPCQEEHAHSRRIPHLPGPPYSPEYAPSPLHCGHPLGSLALGQSSGVSMMSTVPGCPPSPAYYSPAAYPPLHSNLHAHLGQLSPPPEHPGFDALDQLSQVELLGDMDRNEFDQYLNTPGHPDSAAGAGALSGQGPVSQVTPTGPTETSLISVLADATATYYNSYSVS; this is encoded by the exons ATGGCGGCGCTGCTGGGAGCTTACCCGTGGCCCGAGGGGCTCGAGTGCCCGGCCCTGGAAGCCGAGCTGTCGGACGGGCTATCGCCGCCGGCCGCCCCCCGCCCGCCGGGGGACAAGGGCTCGGAGAGCCGTATCCGGCGGCCCATGAACGCCTTCATGGTGTGGGCCAAGGACGAGAGGAAACGTCTGGCGGTGCAGAACCCGGACCTGCACAACGCGGAGCTCAGCAAGATGCTGG GAAAGTCGTGGAAGGCGCTGACACTGTCCCAGAAGAGGCCCTACGTGGATGaggcggagcggctgcgcctgcaGCACATGCAGGACTATCCCAACTACAAGTACCGGCCGCGCAGGAAGAAGCAGGCCAAGCGCCTGTGCAAGCGCGTGGACCCCGGCTTCCTGCTCAGCTCGCTCTCCCGCGACCAGAACGCCCTGCCCGAGAAGCGGGGCGGCGGCCGGGGGGCGCCGGGGGAGAAGGAGGACAGGGGTGAGTACTCCCCGGGCTCCGCGCTGCCCGGCCTGCGGGGCTGCTTCCACGAGGGCCcggctggcggcggcggcggcggcggcggcggcacccCGGGCAGCGTGGACGCCTATCCCTACGGGCTGCCCACCCCGCCGGAGATGTCGCCCCTGGACGTGCTAGAGCCGGAGCAGAGCTTCTTCTCCTCCCCGTGCCAGGAGGAGCACGCGCATTCCCGCCGCATCCCCCATCTGCCCGGGCCCCCCTACTCTCCGGAGTACGCCCCCAGCCCTCTCCACTGCGGCCATCCCCTGGGCTCCCTGGCCCTCGGCCAGTCCTCGGGCGTCTCTATGATGTCCACCGTGCCCGGCTGCCCCCCGTCTCCTGCCTATTACTCCCCAGCCGCCTACCCTCCTCTCCACTCCAACCTCCACGCCCACCTGGGCCAGCTCTCCCCGCCTCCCGAGCACCCCGGCTTCGACGCCCTGGATCAGCTGAGCCAGGTGGAACTCCTGGGGGACATGGATCGCAATGAGTTCGACCAGTACTTGAACACTCCTGGCCACCCAGACTCTGCCGCCGGGGCCGGGGCCCTCAGCGGGCAGGGCCCGGTCTCGCAGGTGACACCGACGGGCCCCACGGAGACCAGCCTCATCTCCGTGCTGGCTGATGCCACGGCCACGTATTACAACAGCTACAGCGTGTCATAG